The following proteins are encoded in a genomic region of Syngnathus acus chromosome 22, fSynAcu1.2, whole genome shotgun sequence:
- the LOC119116769 gene encoding uncharacterized protein KIAA1522 homolog isoform X1 — translation MVPAEGSNPASGGMSNRDSLGFGELIPHDVVEIFAQEKHHKKGRKKRSHSLGRALGWLKGKKRKDLGSNGQNPGLGPALDLALDGHVASHHSGNKGRHKSGRQTPTQGNSHAVLNLHDEKTPPPPLLQENVFIEASRPKYLEDLHTEALEGLKMMQQEDNNAGVEFRDNESTTSTMTAQTDGEGGGFTSDSTIPDSSSVASMRSSVSTRSSRSGLTRQGSTFRPLNSGKPSEKGRTRRRHRKTVGSIPRHVQQQLGLDRVGRAMSFKLNQDEHFNDKSDSEHPEGSESDQNVISEDQDEQICSAHLDDLALLRRLGPDLLDGQRPRSLAVASMTTANSQEEMPSPVMSMSPQAAYMSKIIPNAVLPPSIEVVEISRGQSRNSLRTLSKSSLYLPSPSPSRTSRISKISSTCRHNPYNLSDASGWSHSESSETLVSDSSTISSGNISRKETSRDPTKITVNGKLINKERGAKQEGPFARSLSVMKSKRAPPPPSRSYSLHNKMKRRSRDLAEVVVISKESSHQSGSALSGGTDEPETSPVRTVESPGYNGDTSSLEDSTGSVIFRMGKSPMAGDSAKVDKTVSSSQEKWEPPQENKVSKITSPSSGYSSQDCTSPQLQPYSSSPKHKRGILAKLQRLFPGASSPSLLTHLETTENTKSSKDSKSQPEETDCKSVSPSVKTLRELFDIPPHPKVHAPPAPPPEVWAHSKRTFELLLGPPAPDNVYAIIKKNPKDRRRSSATVSAEGSVKSLSGERKLKNPIATVESTKGTEVGTQKVQESALLNVNEVHKISNERLIQNVDLEGNGKVEANDEKVRVSDVLNGMLVKAVEKREERLAMRSGVGNHTKVDIKHGISLTRTSPSPSPPPAHFPPEPPGKQNPTSPESSWPPPPPPIIQVLSVPDEVDFPPPPPPLVSDVGFLPTRSVPAPTIIVTTELEPQNSVAPHVVPPGPPLNVPPPPAYAAPPPPIPAATPLRMTEIITSTHQEVSSIIQKVSPPPPEVVPSESVSRPVQVLPSLITKHVPPPLVTVKEDPPAHVPPEPAPCSEETVRVSSQEKNSQGEETRSSKLYPPESIPPPPPSQSLKSDSEVILQQESISSESQSQLISCQGILTPPQSIPPLPPLELLPSTAIEVPNTEAAISNLPERPEEPRSSPPAPPPLPVEGLATLLHQTNTASTENKSPELSSDNVHEEPIAVVTPSLLQMVKLRSVNSSPQPPAAQEQAQAEDVLLLHHTNTASTENKIPELSSDNVHEEPIPVVTPSLLQMVKLRSVNSSPQPPAAQEQAQDVLTIQQRNNLVPSTQANNEAPQKPIRRSLILSSPTSTSSPADITSVPALPEPVVVAPPPPAPSPAALKSPATITSPPPSMNLQEVIRLRTAARSKDSPALRLSLQSPTSPKDLCQSPTSTASFIFSKNKRVGLDTKAPLQKAQNISTKMVKEVELTKNVKMPPPVARKPKTKSTDVENGDGMEQTAGQPAQSDSIGDAAEKSNGAEAGIAEEGGT, via the exons ATGGTTCCTGCTGAG GGCTCAAATCCAGCAAGTGGTGGGATGTCCAACCGCGACTCGCTGGGCTTTGGGGAGCTGATTCCCCACGATGTGGTTGAGATCTTTGCCCAAGAGAAGCATCATAAAAAGGGGAGGAAAAAGCGCAGTCACTCCCTGGGCCGGGCCTTGGGCTGGCTAAAGggcaaaaaaaggaaggatCTCGGCTCTAATGGACAGAACCCAGGTCTCGGCCCCGCGTTGGACTTGGCTTTGGATGGACACGTGGCTTCACATCACAGTGGGAACAAGGGACGACACAAGTCAGGAAGACAGACTCCGACACAAGGAAACAGTCATG CTGTGCTAAATCTGCATGATGAAAAGACCCCGCCTCCTCCACTGCTCCAGGAGAACGTGTTCATCGAGGCCAGCAGGCCCAAGTACCTTGAGGACCTTCACACTGAGGCCTTGGAAGGCTTGAAAATGATGCAACAGGAAG ATAACAATGCTGGAGTGGAGTTCCGAGATAACGAAAGCACAACT TCGACAATGACAGCCCAGACAGATGGGGAAGGTGGAGGCTTCACGTCTGACAGCACCATTCCTGACTCATCTTCTGTTGCTTCTATGCGATCGTCTGTGTCCACCAGATCCTCCCGCTCTGGTCTCACCAGGCAAG GATCAACTTTCAGGCCTTTAAATTCTGGGAAGCCATCAGAAAAAGGCCGGACACGAAGACGACACAGGAAGACTGTGGGAAGCATCCCTCGGCATGTTCAACAACAACTTG GTTTGGACAGAGTTGGCCGTGCGATGTCTTTCAAGTTGAACCAGGATGAGCATTTCAATGACAAGAGTGACAGTGAGCATCCAGAAGGATCGGAATCCgatcaaaatgtcatcagcGAGGACCAAGATGAACAGATTTGTTCTGCTCATTTGGATGACCTGGCCTTGCTGCGCCGACTGGGTCCTGATTTATTGGATGGGCAGAGGCCTCGGTCGTTAGCAGTTGCCTCGATGACCACTGCCAACAGCCAAGAAGAGATGCCCTCCCCGGTCATGTCAATGTCCCCTCAGGCTGCTTACATGTCCAAAATCATTCCCAATGCCGTGTTGCCGCCATCTATTGAGGTGGTGGAGATCAGCCGAGGCCAAAGCCGCAACAGCCTCCGCACTCTCAGCAAGAGCAGCCTTTATCTGCCCAGCCCTTCCCCATCCCGTACCTCAAGAATCTCCAAAATCAGCTCAACCTGCCGTCACAACCCCTACAACCTGTCAGACGCTTCTGGCTGGAGCCACTCTGAGTCTTCTGAGACTTTGGTGTCGGATTCGTCAACTATCTCCAGCGGCAATATCTCTAGAAAGGAGACGTCACGAGATCCCACTAAAATCACTGTCAACGGCAAGCTCATCAATAAGGAACGTGGCGCTAAGCAGGAGGGGCCCTTTGCACGCAGCCTCTCTGTTATGAAATCCAAACGGGCACCGCCTCCGCCGAGCCGCTCCTATTCTCTGCACAACAAGATGAAACGGCGGTCACGAGATTTAGCAGAGGTGGTGGTCATTTCAAAGGAGTCTTCTCATCAAAGCGGCTCAGCTTTAAGCGGGGGAACTGATGAGCCCGAGACTTCTCCTGTCAGGACCGTCGAAAGCCCCGGCTACAACGGAGACACCAGCTCTCTAGAAGACTCAACCGGCTCGGTCATATTTCGCATGGGAAAATCACCAATGGCTGGTGACTCAGCCAAGGTGGACAAAActgtttcttcttcacaaGAAAAGTGGGAACCACCACAGGAAAATAAAGTAAGCAAAATAACCTCCCCGTCCAGTGGCTACTCCAGCCAAGACTGTACATCCCCACAACTTCAGCCTTACAGTTCTtcaccaaaacacaaaagaggaATTCTGGCAAAGCTTCAAAGGTTATTTCCTGGTGCCTCATCTCCATCGCTCCTCACACATTTGGAAACTACTGAAAACACGAAATCCTCCAAGGACTCAAAATCTCAACCAGAAGAAACAGATTGTAAAAGTGTCAGCCCCTCTGTAAAGACCTTGAGGGAACTCTTTGACATCCCTCCACACCCTAAAGTCCATGCACCTCCAGCCCCTCCTCCGGAAGTTTGGGCTCACAGCAAACGCACCTTTGAGTTGCTTCTGGGACCCCCAGCCCCAGACAACGTCTATGCCATCATAAAAAAGAATCCGAAAGACAGGAGGAGGTCCTCTGCAACTGTGTCCGCAGAGGGCTCTGTGAAAAGTTTAAGCggagaaagaaaattaaaaaatcccATTGCAACTGTGGAGTCTACGAAAGGAACTGAGGTAGGAACGCAGAAGGTTCAAGAAAGTGCACTTTTGAATGTGAACGAGGTTCACAAAATCAGCAATGAAAGACTGAttcagaatgtagatttagaAGGAAACGGCAAAGTGGAAGCCAATGACGAGAAGGTACGCGTAAGTGACGTATTGAATGGAATGTTAGTGAAAGCTGTCGAGAAAAGGGAGGAAAGGTTGGCGATGAGGAGCGGCGTGGGCAATCATACTAAAGTAGATATCAAACATGGCATTTCATTAACACGCACGAGCCCGtccccttctcctcctcctgcacACTTCCCCCCAGAGCCCCCCGGCAAACAGAATCCGACGTCCCCGGAGTCATCCTGGccgccaccacctccaccaaTAATCCAAGTTCTCAGCGTACCTGATGAGGTAGATttccctcctccacctccacccTTAGTTAGTGACGTGGGGTTCCTTCCGACGAGGTCCGTACCTGCCCCGACAATTATTGTGACCACGGAGCTGGAACCACAAAATTCCGTAGCACCACATGTGGTTCCACCTGGACCTCCCTTGAATGTCCCCCCTCCACCAGCGTATGCAGCCCCGCCTCCACCAATTCCAGCTGCCACCCCTCTGAGAATGACAGAAATCATTACTTCTACACATCAAGAGGTCTCTTCGATAATTCAAAAGGTTTCTCCACCGCCCCCAGAAGTAGTCCCGTCAGAGTCTGTCTCACGACCGGTTCAAGTACTGCCTTCTCTGATAACAAAACACGTGCCTCCACCTTTGGTCACTGTCAAAGAAGATCCTCCAGCGCACGTGCCTCCAGAACCAGCACCATGTTCTGAAGAGACTGTTAGAGTATCTTCTCAAGAAAAGAATTCACAGGGAGAAGAAACCCGGTCTTCCAAACTGTATCCGCCAGAAAGCATTCCACCGCCACCCCCGAGTCAATCCCTGAAGTCGGACTCAGAGGTCATCCTTCAACAAGAGAGCATCTCATCTGAATCTCAAAGTCAGCTGATTTCATGTCAGGGTATTCTTACTCCCCCTCAAAGTATTCCACCTCTGCCACCCTTAGAACTTCTCCCTTCAACTGCGATTGAAGTCCCAAACACTGAGGCCGCCATTTCAAATTTACCAGAGAGGCCTGAGGAACCGCGGTCATCTCCACCTGCACCGCCACCTCTTCCTGTTGAGGGTCTTGCTACTCTTTTGCACCAAACAAATACAGCAagcacagaaaacaaaagccctGAACTGTCTTCTGATAATGTTCATGAGGAACCCATCGCTGTGGTTACCCCTTCCCTTCTTCAGATGGTCAAGCTGCGGTCTGTTAACAGCAGCCCCCAACCTCCTGCAGCTCAGGAGCAAGCTCAAGCTGAAGACGTTTTGCTTTTGCACCATACAAACACTGCAAgtacagaaaacaaaatcccTGAACTTTCTTCTGATAATGTTCATGAGGAACCCATCCCTGTGGTTACCCCTTCCCTTCTTCAGATGGTCAAGCTGCGGTCTGTTAACAGCAGCCCCCAACCTCCTGCAGCTCAGGAGCAAGCTCAAGACGTTTTGACGATCCAACAACGCAACAACCTCGTCCCATCCACCCAAGCTAATAACGAGGCCCCACAGAAGCCCATTAGAAGATCTCTGATCTTATCCTCGCCTACGTCCACATCTTCACCTGCTGACATCACCTCCGTACCAGCGCTGCCCGAgcctgttgttgttgctccACCTCCACCTGCACCATCACCAGCAGCCCTCAAGTCTCCGGCAACAATCACCTCTCCTCCCCCCTCCATGAACCTCCAGGAGGTCATCCGCCTGCGGACAGCTGCCAGATCAAAAGACAGCCCCGCACTTCGCCTCAGCTTGCAGTCACCTACATCCCCAAAAGATCTTTGTCAGTCTCCAACCAGCACGGCAAGCTTCATCTTCTCGAAGAACAAGAGGGTGGGGCTAGACACCAAGGCTCCCTTACAGAAAGCCCAAAACATTTCTACCAAGATGGTCAAGGAAGTCGAGTTGACAAAGAATGTCAAGATGCCGCCACCGGTTGCAAGGAAACCCAAAACAAAGTCCACAGATGTGGAGAACGGCGATGGAATGGAGCAGACTGCGGGACAGCCAGCACAGTCCGACAGCATCGGGG ATGCAGCAGAGAAATCAAATGGTGCCGAGGCGGGTATTGCTGAAGAAGGAGGGACATGA
- the LOC119116769 gene encoding uncharacterized protein KIAA1522 homolog isoform X2: MSNRDSLGFGELIPHDVVEIFAQEKHHKKGRKKRSHSLGRALGWLKGKKRKDLGSNGQNPGLGPALDLALDGHVASHHSGNKGRHKSGRQTPTQGNSHAVLNLHDEKTPPPPLLQENVFIEASRPKYLEDLHTEALEGLKMMQQEDNNAGVEFRDNESTTSTMTAQTDGEGGGFTSDSTIPDSSSVASMRSSVSTRSSRSGLTRQGSTFRPLNSGKPSEKGRTRRRHRKTVGSIPRHVQQQLGLDRVGRAMSFKLNQDEHFNDKSDSEHPEGSESDQNVISEDQDEQICSAHLDDLALLRRLGPDLLDGQRPRSLAVASMTTANSQEEMPSPVMSMSPQAAYMSKIIPNAVLPPSIEVVEISRGQSRNSLRTLSKSSLYLPSPSPSRTSRISKISSTCRHNPYNLSDASGWSHSESSETLVSDSSTISSGNISRKETSRDPTKITVNGKLINKERGAKQEGPFARSLSVMKSKRAPPPPSRSYSLHNKMKRRSRDLAEVVVISKESSHQSGSALSGGTDEPETSPVRTVESPGYNGDTSSLEDSTGSVIFRMGKSPMAGDSAKVDKTVSSSQEKWEPPQENKVSKITSPSSGYSSQDCTSPQLQPYSSSPKHKRGILAKLQRLFPGASSPSLLTHLETTENTKSSKDSKSQPEETDCKSVSPSVKTLRELFDIPPHPKVHAPPAPPPEVWAHSKRTFELLLGPPAPDNVYAIIKKNPKDRRRSSATVSAEGSVKSLSGERKLKNPIATVESTKGTEVGTQKVQESALLNVNEVHKISNERLIQNVDLEGNGKVEANDEKVRVSDVLNGMLVKAVEKREERLAMRSGVGNHTKVDIKHGISLTRTSPSPSPPPAHFPPEPPGKQNPTSPESSWPPPPPPIIQVLSVPDEVDFPPPPPPLVSDVGFLPTRSVPAPTIIVTTELEPQNSVAPHVVPPGPPLNVPPPPAYAAPPPPIPAATPLRMTEIITSTHQEVSSIIQKVSPPPPEVVPSESVSRPVQVLPSLITKHVPPPLVTVKEDPPAHVPPEPAPCSEETVRVSSQEKNSQGEETRSSKLYPPESIPPPPPSQSLKSDSEVILQQESISSESQSQLISCQGILTPPQSIPPLPPLELLPSTAIEVPNTEAAISNLPERPEEPRSSPPAPPPLPVEGLATLLHQTNTASTENKSPELSSDNVHEEPIAVVTPSLLQMVKLRSVNSSPQPPAAQEQAQAEDVLLLHHTNTASTENKIPELSSDNVHEEPIPVVTPSLLQMVKLRSVNSSPQPPAAQEQAQDVLTIQQRNNLVPSTQANNEAPQKPIRRSLILSSPTSTSSPADITSVPALPEPVVVAPPPPAPSPAALKSPATITSPPPSMNLQEVIRLRTAARSKDSPALRLSLQSPTSPKDLCQSPTSTASFIFSKNKRVGLDTKAPLQKAQNISTKMVKEVELTKNVKMPPPVARKPKTKSTDVENGDGMEQTAGQPAQSDSIGDAAEKSNGAEAGIAEEGGT; this comes from the exons ATGTCCAACCGCGACTCGCTGGGCTTTGGGGAGCTGATTCCCCACGATGTGGTTGAGATCTTTGCCCAAGAGAAGCATCATAAAAAGGGGAGGAAAAAGCGCAGTCACTCCCTGGGCCGGGCCTTGGGCTGGCTAAAGggcaaaaaaaggaaggatCTCGGCTCTAATGGACAGAACCCAGGTCTCGGCCCCGCGTTGGACTTGGCTTTGGATGGACACGTGGCTTCACATCACAGTGGGAACAAGGGACGACACAAGTCAGGAAGACAGACTCCGACACAAGGAAACAGTCATG CTGTGCTAAATCTGCATGATGAAAAGACCCCGCCTCCTCCACTGCTCCAGGAGAACGTGTTCATCGAGGCCAGCAGGCCCAAGTACCTTGAGGACCTTCACACTGAGGCCTTGGAAGGCTTGAAAATGATGCAACAGGAAG ATAACAATGCTGGAGTGGAGTTCCGAGATAACGAAAGCACAACT TCGACAATGACAGCCCAGACAGATGGGGAAGGTGGAGGCTTCACGTCTGACAGCACCATTCCTGACTCATCTTCTGTTGCTTCTATGCGATCGTCTGTGTCCACCAGATCCTCCCGCTCTGGTCTCACCAGGCAAG GATCAACTTTCAGGCCTTTAAATTCTGGGAAGCCATCAGAAAAAGGCCGGACACGAAGACGACACAGGAAGACTGTGGGAAGCATCCCTCGGCATGTTCAACAACAACTTG GTTTGGACAGAGTTGGCCGTGCGATGTCTTTCAAGTTGAACCAGGATGAGCATTTCAATGACAAGAGTGACAGTGAGCATCCAGAAGGATCGGAATCCgatcaaaatgtcatcagcGAGGACCAAGATGAACAGATTTGTTCTGCTCATTTGGATGACCTGGCCTTGCTGCGCCGACTGGGTCCTGATTTATTGGATGGGCAGAGGCCTCGGTCGTTAGCAGTTGCCTCGATGACCACTGCCAACAGCCAAGAAGAGATGCCCTCCCCGGTCATGTCAATGTCCCCTCAGGCTGCTTACATGTCCAAAATCATTCCCAATGCCGTGTTGCCGCCATCTATTGAGGTGGTGGAGATCAGCCGAGGCCAAAGCCGCAACAGCCTCCGCACTCTCAGCAAGAGCAGCCTTTATCTGCCCAGCCCTTCCCCATCCCGTACCTCAAGAATCTCCAAAATCAGCTCAACCTGCCGTCACAACCCCTACAACCTGTCAGACGCTTCTGGCTGGAGCCACTCTGAGTCTTCTGAGACTTTGGTGTCGGATTCGTCAACTATCTCCAGCGGCAATATCTCTAGAAAGGAGACGTCACGAGATCCCACTAAAATCACTGTCAACGGCAAGCTCATCAATAAGGAACGTGGCGCTAAGCAGGAGGGGCCCTTTGCACGCAGCCTCTCTGTTATGAAATCCAAACGGGCACCGCCTCCGCCGAGCCGCTCCTATTCTCTGCACAACAAGATGAAACGGCGGTCACGAGATTTAGCAGAGGTGGTGGTCATTTCAAAGGAGTCTTCTCATCAAAGCGGCTCAGCTTTAAGCGGGGGAACTGATGAGCCCGAGACTTCTCCTGTCAGGACCGTCGAAAGCCCCGGCTACAACGGAGACACCAGCTCTCTAGAAGACTCAACCGGCTCGGTCATATTTCGCATGGGAAAATCACCAATGGCTGGTGACTCAGCCAAGGTGGACAAAActgtttcttcttcacaaGAAAAGTGGGAACCACCACAGGAAAATAAAGTAAGCAAAATAACCTCCCCGTCCAGTGGCTACTCCAGCCAAGACTGTACATCCCCACAACTTCAGCCTTACAGTTCTtcaccaaaacacaaaagaggaATTCTGGCAAAGCTTCAAAGGTTATTTCCTGGTGCCTCATCTCCATCGCTCCTCACACATTTGGAAACTACTGAAAACACGAAATCCTCCAAGGACTCAAAATCTCAACCAGAAGAAACAGATTGTAAAAGTGTCAGCCCCTCTGTAAAGACCTTGAGGGAACTCTTTGACATCCCTCCACACCCTAAAGTCCATGCACCTCCAGCCCCTCCTCCGGAAGTTTGGGCTCACAGCAAACGCACCTTTGAGTTGCTTCTGGGACCCCCAGCCCCAGACAACGTCTATGCCATCATAAAAAAGAATCCGAAAGACAGGAGGAGGTCCTCTGCAACTGTGTCCGCAGAGGGCTCTGTGAAAAGTTTAAGCggagaaagaaaattaaaaaatcccATTGCAACTGTGGAGTCTACGAAAGGAACTGAGGTAGGAACGCAGAAGGTTCAAGAAAGTGCACTTTTGAATGTGAACGAGGTTCACAAAATCAGCAATGAAAGACTGAttcagaatgtagatttagaAGGAAACGGCAAAGTGGAAGCCAATGACGAGAAGGTACGCGTAAGTGACGTATTGAATGGAATGTTAGTGAAAGCTGTCGAGAAAAGGGAGGAAAGGTTGGCGATGAGGAGCGGCGTGGGCAATCATACTAAAGTAGATATCAAACATGGCATTTCATTAACACGCACGAGCCCGtccccttctcctcctcctgcacACTTCCCCCCAGAGCCCCCCGGCAAACAGAATCCGACGTCCCCGGAGTCATCCTGGccgccaccacctccaccaaTAATCCAAGTTCTCAGCGTACCTGATGAGGTAGATttccctcctccacctccacccTTAGTTAGTGACGTGGGGTTCCTTCCGACGAGGTCCGTACCTGCCCCGACAATTATTGTGACCACGGAGCTGGAACCACAAAATTCCGTAGCACCACATGTGGTTCCACCTGGACCTCCCTTGAATGTCCCCCCTCCACCAGCGTATGCAGCCCCGCCTCCACCAATTCCAGCTGCCACCCCTCTGAGAATGACAGAAATCATTACTTCTACACATCAAGAGGTCTCTTCGATAATTCAAAAGGTTTCTCCACCGCCCCCAGAAGTAGTCCCGTCAGAGTCTGTCTCACGACCGGTTCAAGTACTGCCTTCTCTGATAACAAAACACGTGCCTCCACCTTTGGTCACTGTCAAAGAAGATCCTCCAGCGCACGTGCCTCCAGAACCAGCACCATGTTCTGAAGAGACTGTTAGAGTATCTTCTCAAGAAAAGAATTCACAGGGAGAAGAAACCCGGTCTTCCAAACTGTATCCGCCAGAAAGCATTCCACCGCCACCCCCGAGTCAATCCCTGAAGTCGGACTCAGAGGTCATCCTTCAACAAGAGAGCATCTCATCTGAATCTCAAAGTCAGCTGATTTCATGTCAGGGTATTCTTACTCCCCCTCAAAGTATTCCACCTCTGCCACCCTTAGAACTTCTCCCTTCAACTGCGATTGAAGTCCCAAACACTGAGGCCGCCATTTCAAATTTACCAGAGAGGCCTGAGGAACCGCGGTCATCTCCACCTGCACCGCCACCTCTTCCTGTTGAGGGTCTTGCTACTCTTTTGCACCAAACAAATACAGCAagcacagaaaacaaaagccctGAACTGTCTTCTGATAATGTTCATGAGGAACCCATCGCTGTGGTTACCCCTTCCCTTCTTCAGATGGTCAAGCTGCGGTCTGTTAACAGCAGCCCCCAACCTCCTGCAGCTCAGGAGCAAGCTCAAGCTGAAGACGTTTTGCTTTTGCACCATACAAACACTGCAAgtacagaaaacaaaatcccTGAACTTTCTTCTGATAATGTTCATGAGGAACCCATCCCTGTGGTTACCCCTTCCCTTCTTCAGATGGTCAAGCTGCGGTCTGTTAACAGCAGCCCCCAACCTCCTGCAGCTCAGGAGCAAGCTCAAGACGTTTTGACGATCCAACAACGCAACAACCTCGTCCCATCCACCCAAGCTAATAACGAGGCCCCACAGAAGCCCATTAGAAGATCTCTGATCTTATCCTCGCCTACGTCCACATCTTCACCTGCTGACATCACCTCCGTACCAGCGCTGCCCGAgcctgttgttgttgctccACCTCCACCTGCACCATCACCAGCAGCCCTCAAGTCTCCGGCAACAATCACCTCTCCTCCCCCCTCCATGAACCTCCAGGAGGTCATCCGCCTGCGGACAGCTGCCAGATCAAAAGACAGCCCCGCACTTCGCCTCAGCTTGCAGTCACCTACATCCCCAAAAGATCTTTGTCAGTCTCCAACCAGCACGGCAAGCTTCATCTTCTCGAAGAACAAGAGGGTGGGGCTAGACACCAAGGCTCCCTTACAGAAAGCCCAAAACATTTCTACCAAGATGGTCAAGGAAGTCGAGTTGACAAAGAATGTCAAGATGCCGCCACCGGTTGCAAGGAAACCCAAAACAAAGTCCACAGATGTGGAGAACGGCGATGGAATGGAGCAGACTGCGGGACAGCCAGCACAGTCCGACAGCATCGGGG ATGCAGCAGAGAAATCAAATGGTGCCGAGGCGGGTATTGCTGAAGAAGGAGGGACATGA
- the zpcx gene encoding zona pellucida protein C — protein MHLGCCKTGTDGSTSAVWLNQSTKLGTPKPKPNPTKPTRVLPTIKNTGFGLTNLPDVSVTCSASNLLVRVKPSFYGFSADESELQLGPSCRSNGILRPYGDLLFNYPLTACGSRQELQRDFIVYKFTLHYEPSTERFPSGASRIDVVIQCRYQRYGHVYQLAVKPTWTSAVVRKTLRANPNEFQINFMDDLWSTPIKNQVFQLGQKVNVQVSAPHLPTGRKLYISSCHASPDSESSSSHKYTIIGNLGCMLDSKRDPGGASQFISRVHGTLRFSFKAFQFIFDPESEISLHCQLFATSKEPGPAQKSCTYKEDRWKALLGDDSICKCCDSQCVSSKSKRTRMEGSVRSGLMVSDQPLVAEEGFLRVRRLNNPVRDVLRDDITWQNEDILEIDGKEETESKQDYGRESVIVGEKMRHDTIALPSQKPEERTSREFTEDGSGDTLEGRDAELVFQEDKIKAVKHILASRVTLQSDAPQLDSKVEENWNRSNGTEETTRTKSSVVHDELVNDEEPTWYFTWT, from the exons ATGCA cCTCGGTTGCTGCAAAACGGGCACTGACGGCTCAACGTCTGCCGTATGGCTAAATCAATCAACTAAACTAGGCACCCCGAAACCCAAACCTAACCCAACCAAACCCACTCGTGTGTTACCAACTATTAAAAACACCGGCTTCGGCTTGACAAACCTTCCAGACGTCTCCGTGACATGCTCCGCGTCCAACTTGCTCGTCCGGGTCAAGCCTTCTTTCTACGGCTTCAGCGCGGATGAGTCGGAGCTCCAACTGGGCCCAAGCTGCAGAAGCAACGGTATCCTGAGACCCTATGGAGATCTGCTCTTCAACTATCCCCTGACGGCGTGTGGCTCCCGGCAAGAG TTGCAGCGCGATTTTATTGTCTACAAATTCACTCTCCATTATGAACCTTCAACCGAGAGGTTTCCAAGCGGAGCGTCTCGGATTGACGTCGTCATTCAATGTCGTTATCAAAG GTATGGGCATGTGTACCAATTGGCAGTCAAGCCCACCTGGACCAGTGCAGTTGTGCGTAAAACTCTAAGAGCCAATCCAAATGAGtttcaaatcaattttatgGATG ATTTATGGAGCACCCCGATCAAAAATCAAGTGTTCCAGCTAGGTCAGAAGGTTAACGTCCAAGTCTCTGCTCCACATCTGCCCACTGGAAGGAAACTGTACATCAGCAGCTGCCACGCTTCACCAGACAGCGAGTCTTCATCATCCCATAAGTACACAATCATTGGGAATTTGGG TTGCATGCTGGACAGTAAGCGAGACCCCGGAGGGGCTTCTCAGTTCATCTCCCGTGTTCACGGAACCCTGAGATTCTCATTCAAAGCCTTCCAGTTCATTTTTGACCCTGAGAGTGAG ATCAGCCTTCACTGTCAACTATTTGCTACATCAAAAGAGCCAGGTCCAGCGCAGAAATCATGCACATACAAAGAAGATAG GTGGAAGGCCCTTTTGGGAGATGACTCTATTTGCAAATGCTGTGATTCTCAGTGTGTGAGCTCCAAGTCAAAGAGAACAAGAATGGAAG GTTCcgtcagaagtggcttgatgGTTTCGGATCAGCCGCTTGTTGCAGAGGAAGGCTTCCTGCGTGTCAGAAGACTGAACAATCCTGTACGTGATGTGCTCAGGGATGACATCACATGGCAAAATGAAGACATACTCGAGATTGATGGCAAAGAAGAAACAGAGAGTAAACAGGATTATGGAAGAGAAAGTGTGATTGTAGGAGAAAAGATGAGACATGACACGATTGCCCTTCCGAGTCAAAAGCCTGAAGAGAGAACTTCGAGAGAATTCACAGAGGATGGATCTGGAGATACATTGGAAGGAAGAGATGCCGAACTGGTATTCCAAgaagataaaataaaagcgGTGAAACACATTTTAGCATCACGAGTCACTCTGCAAAGTGATGCACCACAACTTGATTCCAAAGTTGAAGAAAACTGGAATCGCTCGAATGGGACTGAAGAGACAACAAGAACGAAGTCCTCTGTCGTCCACGATGAGCTGGTAAATGATGAAGAGCCGACTTGGTATTTTACATGGacataa